In Methanocella paludicola SANAE, the sequence GCCTGTTCAATTGCCTGCCCATGATCCCGCTGGACGGCGGCCACGTGTTCAGGGAGATCGTGCGGCGGTTCCTGGACCCGGTCATCAGGGACCCGGCCAGGAAGGAGAAGATCACCGGCACGATCGTGAACGGGTTCGCCGTGACCCTGTTCGCGGCCATACTGTTCATGATGCTGGCCCCGTACATCGTGCACGGGATATAATTAGCCCCAGCCCACGAGCTCGAGGGTCGCCCCGTCGCATGCCGTATATATTTTTACGGGGACGGGCACACCGGGCGCCCCCCAGTACGTGGCATCCGAGCCCTTGAAGCTCGTTAAATATTTTTTACAGTCGTACGTCCCCTTCGGCACGGTGACGCTGTCCGGGCCGGCCGCCCTCGCCGCGAGCCCCTCTGAGTAAAGGACCGGGTCATCGGCCTTTATTTTATCGGCGGATGCCGTGTTCGAGGTCATGCTGCTCTGCGAGCTCGAGTAACGCATGCTATAGCTCATCCCTCCGTCGCTCGAGCTCATCGACGAGACGTCGCCCGACGTCTGCGTCCGCCTGATGCTCACCATCCTCCCGCTGTCGAGCGAGCTGTAATCGAGCCTTACGTCCCCGGTTCCGCCGTCGGCCGTCGTCAGCCTGTACTCCATCCAGCGTGTCCCGCCCAGGTCGAACGGCGCCATATCTGCGGCCGGGCCCGAGGGCACCGACTGTGACGAAGGCACGTCATCAGGCAGCGATATCAGGGGCGCAATGCCATTCTCCACCTGCTTTATCGCCGGGGCGGCGCCCTGTAACAGGACGCAGCCGGCCAGCGCTACAGCGAGCGCCATCAGCACATAAACGAGATATTTTCGAGTCATTCAACATACCCCCCTACTGCAAACTACCGTTTACAGGGCTTATTATATCGACATTTATATTAATATTTGATTGATAAAAGGCACGTCCGCAGCAAGCAGCGCCCACGCGGCGGCCTCTCCCCGATAAGGTTTTTAATGATGGGCCCGGCAAATATGGATTGATGGCCCGCGTCCACTTCCGCTGGAACCCGAAAAACCGCTACAGCATCGCCGCCCTCGGCGGGGTCCTGGACTTCGACCTCGTCCGGAAGCCGGAGGCCGGCATCATGCTCTATAGCTTCGCCTCTCCCCAGGCTCGCTCCGTGTTCAGGGAGGTGGGGTCTGCCAGCACTGATTCGGTCTTTATCGCCGGGGGCCCCCACCCCTCCGGATGCCCCGGGGAGACTCTGGAGCACTTCGACTACGTGGTGGTGGGCGAGGGCGAGGAGACGCTCCCGGATCTGGTCAGCACTCTGAACCATGGCGGAGATGTATCGGGAGTGAAAGGCATCGCCTACAAGAAGGACGGGAAGGTCATCTTCACGCCTAAACGAGGAGAGGCAGACCTTGATGGGCACCCGCCCTTCAAGCCACCGCTATTCGGCCCGATCGAGATCACCCGCGGCTGCCCCTGGAGCTGCGCCTACTGCCAGACCCCGCGGCTATTCGGCCACCACATGAGGCACCGGAGCGTGGAGGCCATCTGCAAGTACGACAAGTTTTACGAGGATAAGCGTTTAGTTTCGCCGAACGCCTTCGCCTACGGCTCCGACGGTATCACCCCCGACGAGGCCGCCGTCGAAAATTTATTAAAATCCCTTTCCGGGAACATCTACTTCGGCACGTTCCCCTCCGAGGTGAGGCCCGAGTTCGTCACCCCGAGGATGCTGGAGCTGGTTAATGCTTACTGCGCTAACAGGGAGATCCACCTGGGCGGCCAGTCCGGCAGCGACCGGATGCTTAAAGCCATTCACCGCGGCCACACGGCCGCACAGGTGCTGGATGCTGTCGAGCTGACGCACGATAACGGCCTCACGCCCGTCGTTGATTTTATATTCGGGCTGCCCGGAGAGCGGGAGGAGGACCAGCAGCTCACCGTGGACTGCATCAACGCCATCATAAAGGAGGGCGGCAAGGTCCGTGCCCACTACTTCATGCCCCTGCCCGGTACCGAATTGGCCGATACGAAGCCCGAGAAAATAAGCCCCACCATCGATAAACTGCTCGGCAAGCTCGCGCTCGGGGGCAGGCTCACCGGCTCGTGGTCCGACGTCAAGGCCCTCAAAAAACAATAAGGATGCACGAAGACTGTTTCAGCCACGAAGCTACACAAAGCGGGCCTGAAGCTACACGAAGAATTATAAAAATAACTTTTATCGTCGTTTTCTAATTTATAAAAAACTTAGAGCTGCTTCGAGCCGCTTTGTGTAGCTTCGCGGCTGAACAGTCTTTGAGTTAGCTTATTATTTTTAGAACGGCTTCTTAAGCGATGATGATCTTCCCGCCGCAATCGTCCTTATTCTTTTTAGGCGTGGGCGTCGCCGTGGCATGGGCCATGTTCATCGCATGCTCCGATGTGCCCGCGTTGAATACAAGGTCATACAGGGTCTTCCCCATCTTGCTGTTCCGGTCATAGCGGTAATAGCTGGTCTTCCCCACCTTCCGGGTCTCGTGGATGACCTTGTACTTCAGGAGCCCGTCTTTCATCTTGTTCACCTTGGGCTTCGAGATCTTCAGGCGCTCCGCGACGTCGGCGATGTTGAACTCGTTGCCGTGGTTGAAGACGAGATATACGATGAGTTGCGCTGACGAGTTTTGGCCGAATATTTCAACGAGTGGGGATGTGGGGACTGTCATGTTTTCACGCCTTTGTTTTTTTGGTTAAAGGTTATACGGCGGTGTTGTTCTTAAAGGCATCGATAAAAAAAAATTAATGAGCATCATTTTGATTTGGATATAAACTTATATCCCAAGTAGCAGCACCATTTTTTGTGCCAAGAATGTGGATATCTGAATTTGGCCCATATATTTTCCTAACTTCGTATGCAACACCGGATAATTGAGAACGGATTAATTCTCTATCATTTGTATCTTTTACTTCAGTTAGTATTTGCACTTCCATAAATTTATAAGGAACAGTATCAGTTGGCCCGGCAATATATACTTTATAAATATAACCTTGTTGAAGATTTGGATATTGTGTCCAATTTATGTTATTTATTACATAGTCATTTGGTAGAATCGTCAGGGTATCATTTTCAACAGGATTCTCTGTAGGTATAGGTGTAATAGTATTGATTGTTGAGTTATTATTAGTTACAAAATTATTATCAAATTTATAATAGCATAAACCGATAATTAAACCAATAATTACTACTACGCCTATAATTAATACTAATTTATTATTCATATGGACACCATTCACTTCAGTAATTAATTTTTATAAAATATTACTTTTCCTTTGTTACCCCCATTATCCATCTCAAATTGTAGTCCTCCTGAATAATGGTCTACATCATTATAGATGCTATAATGCCCGTTTGGTCCTCCAATATCCCAATCCCATGTTGGACTACTATCATCACTTGCACCGCGGCTCGATCTTTCAAAGTGATTGCCTAATGGTCCATCGTAGTAATATCTTAACGGACCCCTATACTCTTCTCCTGTATAATATTTGAGAGTCATTTTCCCATGAGCATTATACTGCGCAACCGGCGTCGGAGTAGGACTGACCGGCCCGGGCGGGTTACTCGTTGGCCCCGGGGTTGGCGTAGGTGTCGGCGTGGGCGTTGGGACGGCCTTCACAGTGATAGTGTGGCCGGCGATCTGGCCGAACAGGTAATGATTGGACCACATCATCCTGTACTGGGTATAGTAGCTGCCGGCGGCAGGGGCCTTGATGGTGAAGGTGAACGTGTAGTCGTTACCGTTACGGACGACAGTGCCGGGCGTCATTAGTATTCGGTCGCTGGTGCCGTTGAAATGGTAGGCGTCGCCTGAGGTGCCGTCGACCATGGCCAGGTAGACGGGGTCCGAGCCGGATGCGAACCAGGCGGCAGTGCCGGTATTCCTCATGGTGATGGTGACTGTCCTGGTTTCGCCGGACGTCATCTCGTCGGGCATGTTCAAGGAGACCACGCTGGCGTCATGGTAGGAGCTGACGACGCGGACGGGCTTTGAGAACTCGTCGCCGAACCGGCCGAATTCGGGGCAATACATGCGGTAGCCTATAGTGTAATCGCCGGCGGCGGGAGCCGTAAGTGTAAGCTCGAACGAATGGCCCTGGTGCGGCTGGACGCTCGCGCCGCCCATGCCGATGGAGGGTAGCGCTATGGTCGAGCCGTTCGGGGATAGCGTGTAGCCGGCAGTATCGTTCCAGGGCAGGTAGCCCGTGTTCGAATAGGTGATATGGACTGCGTAAGGGTCCCCCGCGGTCATTGTGTCGGGCACGTCATCGCCGACGAGTACTGCGTCGGGGTAGGGGCGGAAGATCGTCTCGAACGTGCCGGAGGCCTCGGGCGATCTGTCGCCGTGGTCATCGTAAGCGACGGCCTCGACGTGATAGCTTCCTTCGAGGTAGCGTCGAGAGGAGCTGGTCCACGAATTACCGGCCAGCTCTGCTTTTTTCCAGGGGCCCCCGTTGAGGCGGAAATAAACCAGGCTGGCGTTCCTCCCCGGAGCCGTCCGGACCGTGCCTGATATGCTCGTATACCTGTCAGCGTAGAATCTGCTTCCGTCCGCGGGCTCTGTGATGGCCACGATGGGGGCGTTTTCCTCGAACGATACGTCGTTCCGGGCGCCCCAGGCCTTGAACCCGCCGAAGTCGAGGGCAGCGGCGGCGATGTTATCGCCGATGGCGCTCTTAAGCACCAGCGCAGCGACCAGGATGACCGCCAGTAATACCAGAGAGCCCTGAAGCTCGGATATTCCCCGGTCGGAGCGACGGAAGCGCGTCAACACGATCACCTGCTAAAAGACGTTACCGGCACGAGAGCGCCGCCCTGCTCCCACTTTAACGAGCACGATGCCGCCCGTATGTCCGGGTAGAAGTACTTCAGCTTCAGGGGGTGGTTGCCTTTTGTAAGGCTCAGCGTGAACGTTTTAGACTGGGAGACGACGGGTACTCGGTTATCCGCCACTATCGTGCCGTCTATCCAGAGCCACGCCTGGCCGGCGCTATCCAGCTCTAATTTGTATGAGCCGCTCTCAGGCACGTAAAGATAGCCCGAATAAAGAACCATCCCCATGGTGGCAGGGGCATCATCCGGGGCATAAGTGGAGTCGAGAGCGATCGTGCTATCAATCCGCTCCAGAGACAGCATCTGGAGGACGATATCGTCGGGGTCGCCGGAGGCGATGTTACTGTGCGCGCTGTCGACCTCATAATAAAAGCAATACAGGCCCTTACTCAGGCTCTGCTCGCCGTAGCCGGCGATCTGCGCCGCCGCTTCCCCTCCCTGCTTCGTCGTCGTGGAGAGCACTACCGCCGAGACGGCGATGGCCGCCACGAGCACGATGCCGATGGAGAGGACGGTGTAGAACGCGTCCGCGACCCCCGAATCGTCCATCAGCGCGCCACCAGCACCATCATGCCTATCTGCTGTTTGGACTGCGTATCGGATATTTTGATGGTGTAACGGTTACCCGATGTAATGGCCATGCCCGTGAGCTGTATGGCGGACGTCTGCATGCCCGAGCTTATCGCCGCGGGCGTGACCGTATCGGGCACGGTAATGCTCCCGATCTGCACCCCGCCGTCGTCGAACACGCTCAGCGAGAGCTGCGCCACGTTCAGGGGGTCTCCCGACTCGTGGTTGAGCAGCAGCGAAGGGCTGGCGCCGCCGTTTAAAACTCCGGACAGGCTGGCCTTCGGAGTCCCTGCGAGCACCTGTAGCTGCCCTCCCCTGGAGAGCACCAGGGACCCGATCATCAGCGCCACGATCACCACGATGGCGATCATCAGTATGCTGTACACGGCGTTCTCCACGCCGCGCTCATCGTCCATGAACTTCCATTTGCCTTTCATTGTACGACCTCTTAATATACATATTTATGCAAAAAAGTTTGTTGCAATATTTTGATATAAAGCTTTCGCTTGCGCTCCAATCCCCAAAAGATAAAATAAATTAAAATTTGGAGGTACAAAACCGTACAATTCGGCCATATAATAGATAATTCAGCGCGGATAATGTTTCTTAGTATGGCCAACAAGCTTGCCCTCGTCATCTACGATACCAAGTACGGCTCGACCGAGCAGGTCGCCCACTGGGTGGCCGAGGGGATCGGCGATGCCGACATCAGGCACGTGGAGGACGTGACCTCGCTGTTCTACGACCTCATCGTCATCGGCTCGCCCGTCTACAACGATGCCCCTTCCTCCCACATCATGGCCTTTTTGGACAGGTACAAGGAGAACTTAGCTAACAAGCGGCTGGCCGTCTTCACGGTGAGCCTGCCCTACAACATGACGCCCGAGCGGGCGAAAAGCTACACCGGCGTCCACGGGCTCACGGAGCTCACCGGCAAGATAAAGGGCACGGTCATCGACACGAAGGCGTTCCTGGGCAAGGTGGAGGAGAAGGAGTTGACCGCCCTGGACAGGCTCTCGCTCCGCATCCAGTACTTCTTAAAGGGCTATGAGCTGAAGGACGCCAACTTCATGGACCGGGGCGCGGCCATCACCTGGGGCAGAAAGCTGTTCGAGCTGGCCACGAAGGCGCCTGAGCCCGTAACGAAAGAAAGAAAAGACCGTAAGATCGGCGGCTCTACGGAAGTGCCGGGGCACAAGGGCAACGGGCAAAAAGAAGAAAAGAAATGATCAGACGCTTAGGGGCCTTTCCTCAGGGGGCTCCTCTTTCGAGGGCATCCGCAGGACATCGATGCCGGCCTGCTTTAAAAATTTAAGCGACATCTCGTCCGGGTAACCGTTCTGGAACACGACCCTATTAATTTTGCAGTTGATGATCATCTTGGTGCAGAGGATGCATGGCTGGTGGGTGCAGTAAACGGTGGCGCCCTCGATGGACACGCCGTGGATGGCGGCCTGGATGATGGCGTTCTGCTCCGCGTGGACGGCCCTGCACAGCTCGTGGCGGGTGCCGTGGGCGACGTTCTCCTTCTCCCGGATGCACCCGATGTCCAGGCAGTGCTCGAACCCGTGGGGGGCGCCGTTGTAGCCCGTGGAGAGGATCTGGCCGCCTTTCACAATGACTGCGCCCACGTGGATGCGCAGGCAGGTAGACCGCTTGGCCACTACGTTGGCGATCTCCATGAAGTACTCGTCGTGGGTGGGCCTCTCGTGGTTCATACGATCACTTCTTCTCTTTGGACGGCTTAGCCTTTTGCTTCGGCGTTACCGCGGCGTACTTTAATTTTAACTTCTTGCCGCTCCAGTCGTACCTGGGGGCAGAGCGCTTCTTAATATACGAACTGGTCTTCTGTGCGAGCGCATGGCTCACGACGGGCAAAGCGATGGTGGCGTCGGCGAATACCTGCACCTTGGGCGCCACGGCGGCTATTTTACCCCAGGACACGGCCTCCTCGAACGTGCAGCCGCTCAGGCCTCCCCAGTGCGGAGCATCGGTAGTGTACTGGATAGCGTAACTGTGCCCCTCGATGGGCAGGCCCAGTATGGACGCGATCACTTCGGTCTGCTGGATGAAGTTCTTGGGAACGCCGCCGCCCACGTAGATGACGCCGGTCTTCTTCGAGTTCTCGATGATCTGGGTGATGTCGTCCACGTCCTTCATCTGGTCGACGTTGATGGCCCGGCCGCCGCGCCTTGCTACCATCAGGCCGATGCCGATGGAGCTGTCGCACAATGCGGGGACGAAGATGGGCACGTTGTGCATATAGGCGCTCACGACGACGGAGTCGTGGTCCGCGCCCTGCTCGTGGAGCCACTTGCCCAGTAAGAACATGAACTCTCTGGACGAGTACGGCCTGTCCGGCTCCAGCGTCTCGCTGAAGTCGGCGATGATGTGGTCGGTCTTCCGGAACTGCTTCTCCACGGCGAACACGTCGTAGATACGGTCCACGCCCTCCTTGAAGAGCGCCTCGTCGTTGGCCGCGTGGGAGCCGACGTAGTGCTTGCCGCCCAGCGACTCGTGGATGTCGTGGAACATGTTGGCGCCGGTACTCACCAGACAGTCGATCATGCGGTTCTGGATGAAGTAGGCGACGATCTTGCGCATGCCCGCGGGGCACATGGCGCCCGTCAGGCCCATGAAAATTGTGAGATTGCTGTCCTTGAGCATGTGAGCCCAGGTCTCGACGGACTCGCCCAGCTTGCGGCCCTGAAAGCCCGTGCTGGCCATGGCGTCCATGAGCTCCGACACGGACTTGTCGGTCACGGCGATGGGCACCGTGGGCCTCTGAAGAAATTTACTGGTTTTGGCCATAGTCGTCCTCTCTTTTGTCAATAAGAGCGGACTCCTCGGATATAAATTTTTAGCTCTTACGCGAGCTTCTTCATCTCCCGGAAATCGAGCGTGCCCTTGATGGCCTTGGTGACGATGGGGATGCCCGACTCTTGCACGGCCGCCATGGGGTTGGTGCCGCCGGTGATGATGACGCCCATGTGGTCCCTGTCCACGTCCACGCCGAGCACGGGGGTGTTGGGCTCGCCGACCTCGAGGATGCCGTAAAAGCCCGCGGTCAATAACCTGTTTATCGTGTGGTCCACGTCGTCCTTCGCGGTCATGGGGACCTCCCTGAAGTTCGCCAGGACCTTGCCCGAGCCCGTCCTGGTCATCTCTTTTACGGACGTGAGCTCCTGGGACATGAGCACCTCCAGCGGGTCGATGGTGGTGCTGTCGTACCGGATCATGTCGGTGAACCTGATGGGCTGCCTGTCCTTGACCTGGACGATGCCCCCGAACTTGGGGCGGACCGGTATGCCTTGCTTTAAGAAAACGC encodes:
- a CDS encoding TIGR04013 family B12-binding domain/radical SAM domain-containing protein; translation: MARVHFRWNPKNRYSIAALGGVLDFDLVRKPEAGIMLYSFASPQARSVFREVGSASTDSVFIAGGPHPSGCPGETLEHFDYVVVGEGEETLPDLVSTLNHGGDVSGVKGIAYKKDGKVIFTPKRGEADLDGHPPFKPPLFGPIEITRGCPWSCAYCQTPRLFGHHMRHRSVEAICKYDKFYEDKRLVSPNAFAYGSDGITPDEAAVENLLKSLSGNIYFGTFPSEVRPEFVTPRMLELVNAYCANREIHLGGQSGSDRMLKAIHRGHTAAQVLDAVELTHDNGLTPVVDFIFGLPGEREEDQQLTVDCINAIIKEGGKVRAHYFMPLPGTELADTKPEKISPTIDKLLGKLALGGRLTGSWSDVKALKKQ
- a CDS encoding archaellin/type IV pilin N-terminal domain-containing protein; this encodes MLTRFRRSDRGISELQGSLVLLAVILVAALVLKSAIGDNIAAAALDFGGFKAWGARNDVSFEENAPIVAITEPADGSRFYADRYTSISGTVRTAPGRNASLVYFRLNGGPWKKAELAGNSWTSSSRRYLEGSYHVEAVAYDDHGDRSPEASGTFETIFRPYPDAVLVGDDVPDTMTAGDPYAVHITYSNTGYLPWNDTAGYTLSPNGSTIALPSIGMGGASVQPHQGHSFELTLTAPAAGDYTIGYRMYCPEFGRFGDEFSKPVRVVSSYHDASVVSLNMPDEMTSGETRTVTITMRNTGTAAWFASGSDPVYLAMVDGTSGDAYHFNGTSDRILMTPGTVVRNGNDYTFTFTIKAPAAGSYYTQYRMMWSNHYLFGQIAGHTITVKAVPTPTPTPTPTPGPTSNPPGPVSPTPTPVAQYNAHGKMTLKYYTGEEYRGPLRYYYDGPLGNHFERSSRGASDDSSPTWDWDIGGPNGHYSIYNDVDHYSGGLQFEMDNGGNKGKVIFYKN
- a CDS encoding PA14 domain-containing protein, yielding MDDSGVADAFYTVLSIGIVLVAAIAVSAVVLSTTTKQGGEAAAQIAGYGEQSLSKGLYCFYYEVDSAHSNIASGDPDDIVLQMLSLERIDSTIALDSTYAPDDAPATMGMVLYSGYLYVPESGSYKLELDSAGQAWLWIDGTIVADNRVPVVSQSKTFTLSLTKGNHPLKLKYFYPDIRAASCSLKWEQGGALVPVTSFSR
- a CDS encoding type IV pilin; translation: MKGKWKFMDDERGVENAVYSILMIAIVVIVALMIGSLVLSRGGQLQVLAGTPKASLSGVLNGGASPSLLLNHESGDPLNVAQLSLSVFDDGGVQIGSITVPDTVTPAAISSGMQTSAIQLTGMAITSGNRYTIKISDTQSKQQIGMMVLVAR
- a CDS encoding flavodoxin domain-containing protein, which translates into the protein MANKLALVIYDTKYGSTEQVAHWVAEGIGDADIRHVEDVTSLFYDLIVIGSPVYNDAPSSHIMAFLDRYKENLANKRLAVFTVSLPYNMTPERAKSYTGVHGLTELTGKIKGTVIDTKAFLGKVEEKELTALDRLSLRIQYFLKGYELKDANFMDRGAAITWGRKLFELATKAPEPVTKERKDRKIGGSTEVPGHKGNGQKEEKK
- a CDS encoding deoxycytidylate deaminase; translation: MNHERPTHDEYFMEIANVVAKRSTCLRIHVGAVIVKGGQILSTGYNGAPHGFEHCLDIGCIREKENVAHGTRHELCRAVHAEQNAIIQAAIHGVSIEGATVYCTHQPCILCTKMIINCKINRVVFQNGYPDEMSLKFLKQAGIDVLRMPSKEEPPEERPLSV
- a CDS encoding deoxyhypusine synthase → MAKTSKFLQRPTVPIAVTDKSVSELMDAMASTGFQGRKLGESVETWAHMLKDSNLTIFMGLTGAMCPAGMRKIVAYFIQNRMIDCLVSTGANMFHDIHESLGGKHYVGSHAANDEALFKEGVDRIYDVFAVEKQFRKTDHIIADFSETLEPDRPYSSREFMFLLGKWLHEQGADHDSVVVSAYMHNVPIFVPALCDSSIGIGLMVARRGGRAINVDQMKDVDDITQIIENSKKTGVIYVGGGVPKNFIQQTEVIASILGLPIEGHSYAIQYTTDAPHWGGLSGCTFEEAVSWGKIAAVAPKVQVFADATIALPVVSHALAQKTSSYIKKRSAPRYDWSGKKLKLKYAAVTPKQKAKPSKEKK
- a CDS encoding DUF128 domain-containing protein, translated to MYESNEEMMFTNARIEEIMYNVTFNPKTRDGDIVVNLSVVDKNNLDEVLELFRQVMYSGLSVCSYVKLFDEGETFSGYRVAPGKAGIATACSITIDGVFLKQGIPVRPKFGGIVQVKDRQPIRFTDMIRYDSTTIDPLEVLMSQELTSVKEMTRTGSGKVLANFREVPMTAKDDVDHTINRLLTAGFYGILEVGEPNTPVLGVDVDRDHMGVIITGGTNPMAAVQESGIPIVTKAIKGTLDFREMKKLA